In Luteipulveratus mongoliensis, the DNA window CCACTTCAGCTGGTTCGGTGTCGGTCCGATGCCGGCCGACCAGCGCGCCAAGCTGCACTCGCAGGTGGCCGGACTGCACGCCGACGGCTACGAGGTGCGCTACTGGAACACGCTCGACAGCGCCGGACCGGCTCGTGAGGCGGTGTGGCGTGAGCTGCTGGCCGCCAAGGTCGACGTGCTCAACACCGATGACCTCGCCGGTCTGCAGGCGTTCCTGCTTGCCAACGACTCCTGAGTCCGATCTGGCAGGCTGCCGCCATGGACGGTGGCAGGCGCACCTGGACCGCGCTCTGGTCGCACAACGACGAAGACCGACGCCGGCCCCTGCTCGACGCACTGGAGCAAGGGGCCGGTTGGATCGAACCTGACGTGTGGGTCGTGGGCGAGGACGTCCTGGTCGGGCACGACCGACCGGACCCTTCCATGAGTCTGCGCGAGGTCTACCTCGAGCCGTTGCGGCAACGCCACGACGACCTGGACCACTTCTATCTCGTCCTTGACGTGAAGTCCGCCCCTGACATCTCGATGCCGGTCATCGAACGCACCCTGGCGGCGTACGACGACGTGCTGACCCATGCCACCCGAGGCACCGTCGTACGCCGGCCGGTCACCGTGCTCCTGTCCGGCACGTTGTCCAATCGGGTTGCCCTACAAGCAGACTCGGTGGGCATGACGTACGACGGCCGGCTCGGCAACGTGCCCGACGGCGCGAGCCCTGAGTGGATGCCACTCGTCAGTGCGTCCTGGCGCGACCACTTCTGGTGGCGCGGCGTCGGGCCGATGCTGCCGCGGGACCAGCGGCGTCTGCGTGAGCTCGTCACCGAGGTGCACGAGGCTGGCCTTCGGCTGCGCTTCTGGAGCCTGCCTGAGTGGGCGCCTTGGTGGCGTCGTCGGCTCTGGACGACGCTCCTCGACGCAGGCGTCGACGTGATCACGACCGACCGGCCGGAGAAGCTGGGCCGGCTGCTACGCGCTCGTGAGGCTCACCAGGAGGTCTCGCGCGGCCGTCCCTCGTCGTAGCCGCTGCTGCTTTGCACGCCGACCGTGGCGCGCTCGCGGAACTCGGCGATCGAGCGCGCACCGGCATAGGTGAAGCTCGAGCGCACGCCGGCGACAATCGTGTCGATGAGGTCCTCGACACCAGGTCGCTCGGGGTCGAGGTACATCTTGGAGGAGGAGATGCCTTCCTCGAAGAGTGCCGAACGGGCCCGGTCGAACGCACTGCGCCCAGCAGTCCGGTTGCGGACGGCCCGCGCTGAGGCCATGCCGAACGACTCCTTGAAGAGGCGTCCGTCGTGGTCCCGGTTGAGGTCGCCGGGGCTCTCCCAGGTGCCGGCGAACCACGAACCGATCATCACGCTGCCGGCTCCAGCGGCCAGTGCGAGAGCGACGTCGCGGGGGTATTTCACGCCACCGTCCGCCCAGATCTCGGCGCCGAGATCCGCTGCAGCGGAAGCACATTCGAGGACGGCAGAGAACTGCGGCCGACCGACACCGGTCATCATGCGGGTCGTGCACATCGCGCCCGGTCCGACTCCGACCTTGACCACGTCGGCGCCCGCCTCGACCAACTCGCGGGTGCCGTCCGTGGAGACCACGTTGCCGGCGACGACGGGCACGCGTACGCCTGTGCTCGCCTCGTGCGCGTCGCGTGCCTGACTGATGAGCTTGAGCGCGTCGAACATCTTGTCCTGGTGGCCGTGAGCGGTGTCGACGACCAGCACGTCCGCGCCCGCGGAGAGCATCGTCTCGGCCTTCGCCTGTACGTCGCCGTTGATGCCGATGGCGACGCCCACCCGAAGGCGACCACTCGCATCCACCGCAGGGTCGTAGATCGCCGAACGCAGGATGCCCTTGCGGGTCAGGACGCCGGCCAGCCGACCGTCCTCGACGACCGGTGCCAGGTCGAGGTGCTGGTGGGTCATCCGGTCGAAGGTGTCACCGAGCTCGGCGCTCGCCTCGACGGTGATGAGGTCAGAGCTCATCACGTCAGCGACGGTCGAGAAGCGGTCGACCTCGAGGCAGTCCTTCTCGCTGACGACGCCGAGCGGCCGATCCTCAGCATCGACGACGATCGCGCGCCGGTGCGCACGCTTGCCGATCAGGGCCAGCAGCTGGGAGACCGGCGCGTCCGGGTCGATGGTCACCGGTGTCTCGAAGACCGAGTGGCGGCTCTTGACGTAGCTGATCGTCTCGTGGACGGCGTGCACCGGGATGTCCTGCGGCA includes these proteins:
- a CDS encoding GuaB1 family IMP dehydrogenase-related protein, which codes for MKFLGEQRPAYDLTYSDVFMVPSRSSVSSRLDVDLTTPDKVGTTIPIVVANMTAISGRRMAETVARRGGLAIVPQDIPVHAVHETISYVKSRHSVFETPVTIDPDAPVSQLLALIGKRAHRRAIVVDAEDRPLGVVSEKDCLEVDRFSTVADVMSSDLITVEASAELGDTFDRMTHQHLDLAPVVEDGRLAGVLTRKGILRSAIYDPAVDASGRLRVGVAIGINGDVQAKAETMLSAGADVLVVDTAHGHQDKMFDALKLISQARDAHEASTGVRVPVVAGNVVSTDGTRELVEAGADVVKVGVGPGAMCTTRMMTGVGRPQFSAVLECASAAADLGAEIWADGGVKYPRDVALALAAGAGSVMIGSWFAGTWESPGDLNRDHDGRLFKESFGMASARAVRNRTAGRSAFDRARSALFEEGISSSKMYLDPERPGVEDLIDTIVAGVRSSFTYAGARSIAEFRERATVGVQSSSGYDEGRPRETSW